One window of Stenotrophomonas indicatrix genomic DNA carries:
- a CDS encoding helicase HerA-like domain-containing protein has protein sequence MDPILLGKGITDDVAVTLLPKLGNRHGLVAGATGTGKTVTLMTLAEGFSRIGVPVFLADVKGDVSGLAVPGTGADNLLKRAAEIGVGDYAPAGSPTVFWDLYGKLGHPVRTTVSEMGPTLLARILELNDTQAGVLDIVFKLADDRGLLLLDMDDLRALLGLVAEERKDISTEYGLVSAQSVAAIQRALLRLAQDGGEHFFGEPALELADIMRVNHDGRGVIGILAADQLVLKPKLYSTFLLWLLSELFEQLPEVGDLDKPKLVFIFDEAHLLFDDAPPALVQRIEQVVRLIRSKGVGVYFCSQFPDDVPANILGQLGNRVQHALRAFTPRDQKAVKTAAETFVPNPKLDVVKVLSQLGTGEALVSTLQDKGVPMPVQQTMIAPPRCRMGPITEAERVQVRAGSPVGTRYDTAVNRESAAELLAQRAQKAVEKADAPAARSREQDEAQEGGFGQSIKDAIFGTKRRQGMIETMAKQTTRTVGTKLGNQIVRGILGGIFGGKR, from the coding sequence ATGGATCCGATTCTGCTCGGCAAAGGCATCACCGACGATGTGGCTGTCACCCTGTTGCCGAAACTCGGCAACCGCCATGGGCTGGTGGCCGGCGCTACCGGCACCGGCAAGACCGTGACCCTGATGACCCTGGCCGAGGGCTTCTCGCGGATCGGGGTACCGGTGTTCCTGGCCGATGTGAAGGGCGATGTGTCTGGTCTGGCGGTGCCGGGTACCGGCGCTGACAACCTGCTCAAGCGCGCGGCCGAGATCGGCGTGGGCGACTACGCCCCGGCGGGCAGCCCCACCGTGTTCTGGGATCTGTACGGCAAGCTCGGCCACCCGGTGCGCACCACCGTGAGCGAGATGGGGCCGACCCTGCTGGCGCGCATCCTGGAATTGAACGACACCCAGGCCGGCGTGCTCGACATCGTGTTCAAGCTGGCCGATGACCGCGGCCTGCTGCTGCTGGACATGGACGACCTGCGCGCCCTGCTCGGCCTGGTGGCCGAGGAGCGCAAGGACATTTCCACCGAGTACGGCCTGGTCAGCGCGCAGTCGGTGGCGGCCATCCAGCGCGCCCTGCTGCGGCTGGCGCAGGACGGCGGCGAGCATTTCTTCGGCGAACCGGCACTGGAACTGGCCGACATCATGCGGGTCAACCATGATGGCCGCGGTGTGATCGGCATCCTTGCCGCCGACCAGCTGGTGCTCAAGCCCAAGCTGTACTCCACCTTCCTGCTGTGGCTGTTGTCGGAGCTGTTCGAGCAGCTGCCGGAAGTGGGCGACCTCGACAAGCCGAAGCTGGTCTTCATTTTCGACGAAGCACACCTGCTGTTCGACGATGCGCCGCCCGCACTGGTACAGCGCATCGAACAAGTGGTGCGGCTGATCCGCTCCAAGGGCGTGGGCGTGTACTTCTGCTCGCAGTTCCCGGACGACGTGCCGGCCAACATCCTCGGCCAGCTCGGTAACCGCGTGCAGCACGCGTTGCGCGCATTCACCCCGCGCGACCAGAAGGCGGTGAAGACCGCCGCCGAGACCTTCGTGCCGAACCCGAAGCTGGATGTGGTGAAGGTGCTCAGCCAGCTTGGTACCGGTGAAGCGCTGGTGTCCACGCTGCAGGACAAGGGCGTACCGATGCCGGTGCAGCAGACGATGATCGCCCCGCCGCGCTGCCGCATGGGGCCGATCACCGAGGCCGAGCGTGTGCAGGTGCGCGCCGGCAGCCCGGTCGGCACGCGCTACGACACTGCCGTCAACCGCGAATCGGCCGCCGAACTGCTGGCCCAGCGCGCGCAGAAGGCCGTCGAGAAGGCCGATGCACCGGCCGCGCGCAGCCGTGAGCAGGACGAGGCGCAGGAAGGCGGCTTCGGACAGTCGATCAAGGACGCAATCTTTGGCACCAAGCGCCGCCAGGGCATGATCGAGACGATGGCCAAGCAGACAACGCGCACGGTCGGCACCAAGCTGGGCAACCAGATCGTGCGTGGCATCCTCGGTGGCATCTTCGGCGGCAAGCGCTGA
- the greB gene encoding transcription elongation factor GreB has translation MSRWRPPAEKSTALITAAGHARLKAELDELWRVRRPEVVKALAAAAAEGDRSENAEYTYRKKQLGEIDRRVRYLTKRLESLRVVDTTPTDPQAVFFGAWVELENVDSGQTSRYRIVGPDETDAGLGWISIDSPLARALLKKRLDDEFSVELPSGNHTFAVIGVEYEAAPNG, from the coding sequence ATGTCGCGTTGGCGTCCCCCCGCAGAAAAGAGCACCGCGCTGATCACCGCCGCCGGCCATGCACGCTTGAAGGCCGAGCTGGATGAGCTGTGGCGGGTACGTCGACCCGAGGTGGTCAAGGCGCTGGCCGCCGCCGCGGCCGAAGGCGATCGCTCGGAGAATGCCGAATACACCTACCGCAAGAAGCAGCTGGGCGAGATCGATCGTCGCGTGCGCTACCTGACCAAGCGCCTGGAATCACTGCGCGTGGTCGACACCACGCCGACCGATCCGCAAGCGGTGTTCTTCGGTGCGTGGGTGGAACTGGAGAACGTGGACAGCGGGCAGACCAGCCGCTACCGCATCGTCGGGCCGGATGAGACCGATGCAGGACTGGGCTGGATCAGCATCGATTCGCCGTTGGCGCGGGCCTTGTTGAAGAAGCGCCTGGATGATGAGTTTTCGGTGGAACTGCCCAGTGGCAACCACACCTTTGCGGTGATCGGTGTGGAGTACGAAGCTGCGCCCAACGGCTGA